In Chryseobacterium viscerum, the sequence TTATTGAACCTTGGAGAAGTGCCGCTTTCCCTGTTATCAAAGACTTGATGGTAGACAGAAGCGCATTTGACAGAGTAATGGCTGCAGGAGGTTTTATCTCTGTAAATACTTCCGGGAATACATTGGATGCTAACGCAATTCCGGTTCCAAAAGAAGATGCAGACAGAGCCATGGATGCAGCTGCTTGTATTGGATGTGGAGCTTGTGTGGCTACATGTAAAAACGGATCTGCAATGCTATTTGTAGGAGCTAAAGTTTCTCAGTATGCATTACTTCCTCAAGGTAGAGTAGAAGCTAAGAGAAGAGTTCTGAACATGGTGAAAGCTATGGACGAAGAAGGATTCGGAAACTGTTCAAACACCGGAGCATGTGAAGTAGAATGTCCTAAAGGTATTTCTCTTGAAAACATTGCAAGAATGAACAGAGAATATATGGCTGCTCTTGTAGATCAAGGATAGAATTGATTCAAATACATAAAAAAATCGCCTTCATTTTTGGAGGCGATTTTTTTATGAATGGTAGTGCGCTGTTAAAGTTTGTTAACTTATTGATGGTTTTTAGTCATTCTTTATTTAATAAGTATATATTTGGAGGGTTGTTGAATCGTTTTTTTTAAACTTTCAAATACAGCATGCCATTCAAAAAGAGACAATTAAAATAATTGAAATGTCCCTCTTGAAGGGTGATAATAAAATTTTTAAAAAAAATAATTAGTGTGAATTAGCAAGCCCTAAAAAGCGTATTTTTGTGTAATATTAAAAATTGAAATGAAAAAATATCTTTTATTGTTTATCATCACAGCTTTTGTGATGTCTTGTTCAAAAAAAGTAGAGGTAAAAGGAAAAATTACTGGAAGCTCATCATTAGAAAGAATTGAATTTGTAGAAGCTTCAGGAGTAGGAACCCTGCCTTTGATTAATATAGGTTTAGATAAAGACGGAAACTTTTCAGGAAGCTTTGAGGCACCTAAAGATGGAATGTACGTGATCAACTATGCAGGAAGACAAAACCTGATCTATCTTGAAGGAGGACAAAAAGTAAATATTTCAGGAAACGGAGCTACTTTCCCAAATGAATATGTAATTACCGGAGATGCTAAAAAGAACAATGATTTCCTTACGGCAAGTATGAAGTTCTTGGCAGATTATGGTAGCAAAGTTAACTTAGGAGGATTGATGGGCGGAGACGAAGCTGCATTTTTGAAAGGAATGCACAAAGTTGAAGCTGATATTAATAAAAACGTAGACGAGTTAGCAAAGAAAAACAGTCCAAGCAAAGGGCTTCTTGAGTGGAAGAAAAATGATATAAAAGTTACCATTCTTAATTTGCTTGCCAACTATGAAATGTCTCACGGACCAATGTCTGGTAATCCGTCTTACAAGGCTTCTAAAGCTTTCAAAGATTACGAAACCCAGTTAGAAACTGACAAAGAAGCGATGGTGAAAACAATCCCGCTTTACAGACAATATCTTCTTGTAAAAATGACTCCGGATTTCCAGAAGTATGCAGAAGCAAACAGCAAAGGAAAAACAGGAATTACAACTTCTGAGATGTTTGCTCAGTATTTAAAAACAAAGAAAGATTTATCTCAGACTGCAAAAGATTATCTTTTGGCATTTGTAATGGCTCAGGCGGATATTCATCCTACAACTCCGGCTGCAAACATTGACAAAATTAAAAAAATCATTGATTCAGATATTAAAGATGCTACCATTAAAAGTGACCTTTTAAAAATGCAGGTAGCTATTACTGGACTTAAAATCGGAGATGCAGCTCCTGAAGCAGCTGTATCAAAGCAGGATGGAAAAGCTTATAAACTTTCTGAAAACAAAGGAAAACCTTATATGCTGTTCTTCTACGCTTCATGGAATCCTTACATCAGTGAAGCTACAGTACCAGTATTAAAAGAAGTAGTAAACTTCTATAAATCCAAAATGAACTTTGTATTTGTAAACGTAGACGATACAAAAGATCAGTTCATTAAAACAAGCAACTCTCTTTTAAAAGGAATTCAGGGAGTGAACGTTTATGGAGAAGGAGGTCTTAACTCTGATATCGCTAAGAAATATGGTGTATACGGATTCAAGTTACCTTGCTTTGTAATCATTGATAAAGACGGTAAAATTGCCAGCAGATCATTCGTAAACCTTGGTGAGCAGGAATTAGTAACTATTCTTGATAAACAAACAGGTCTTTCAGCTCCAAAAGTAGAGCCGAATGCACAAATGCAGCCGCAATTACAGCTTGATCCATCTGCAATGCAGCAAGCTCCACAGCCTGCAAATCCACAGCCTGCTCCAACAAAATAATAAACTTTAACACAGTATAGAAACCTTATCTTCGGATAAGGTTTTTTTTATTGTATTTTTGCAAACTGAAGCGTAAAGTTTCAATTAGGAAAATAGAAAATTTTAGAATGAGTAGGAAGAAAAAAAGAGATTTAATTCTTGAAAATATAAAGCTATTAACTGCCGGAGCAAAAGGTGTGGCAATAGGAAAGACAGAAGAAGGAAAAGCGGTAATGGTTACAGGCGCAATTCCTGGAGATATTGTGAATGTAAGAGTGAAAAAGG encodes:
- a CDS encoding TlpA family protein disulfide reductase gives rise to the protein MKKYLLLFIITAFVMSCSKKVEVKGKITGSSSLERIEFVEASGVGTLPLINIGLDKDGNFSGSFEAPKDGMYVINYAGRQNLIYLEGGQKVNISGNGATFPNEYVITGDAKKNNDFLTASMKFLADYGSKVNLGGLMGGDEAAFLKGMHKVEADINKNVDELAKKNSPSKGLLEWKKNDIKVTILNLLANYEMSHGPMSGNPSYKASKAFKDYETQLETDKEAMVKTIPLYRQYLLVKMTPDFQKYAEANSKGKTGITTSEMFAQYLKTKKDLSQTAKDYLLAFVMAQADIHPTTPAANIDKIKKIIDSDIKDATIKSDLLKMQVAITGLKIGDAAPEAAVSKQDGKAYKLSENKGKPYMLFFYASWNPYISEATVPVLKEVVNFYKSKMNFVFVNVDDTKDQFIKTSNSLLKGIQGVNVYGEGGLNSDIAKKYGVYGFKLPCFVIIDKDGKIASRSFVNLGEQELVTILDKQTGLSAPKVEPNAQMQPQLQLDPSAMQQAPQPANPQPAPTK
- a CDS encoding succinate dehydrogenase/fumarate reductase iron-sulfur subunit, whose amino-acid sequence is MSAKKGLHLTLKIWRQKNSKTKGQFETYKISDVSTDSSFLEMLDILNENLINEGKEPIAFDHDCREGICGMCSLYINGRAHGPDTGITTCQLHMRMFKDGETIVIEPWRSAAFPVIKDLMVDRSAFDRVMAAGGFISVNTSGNTLDANAIPVPKEDADRAMDAAACIGCGACVATCKNGSAMLFVGAKVSQYALLPQGRVEAKRRVLNMVKAMDEEGFGNCSNTGACEVECPKGISLENIARMNREYMAALVDQG